ACCGGGAATTTTAGGTTTGGGGGTGTTCCTgggagggggggaggggtgcaaaaatgagaattaaagTAGGTatctagaatgaaaaagaagtcaCAACCAAGTAGAcgttttaaaaactgataaatagCAACGTCAGAACAAAGTCTAGAAAAACCACATGCTTGTATTAAGTGGACATCCTGGGAGAAATGTGGCGACGCTCAGGAAAACACGTGGAAATAGGCCCTGATCCGAACCGGttgcaattaaatttttttcctccaacatttTATGAAAACTGTCCAACATAGAGAAAAGTTGAAGGACATTTATGGCGAACACCCAGGTACTCACTGCCCAGATTCCATGATGATACTGCCGCACGTGCCTTTCCGCGATGGGTCCGCGTGGACACATCTACTCTCCATGCACACGAAGGTGAGCTGCAGACGGAGTTCACCTGCGCGGCTCCGTGGCACTGCAAGGCGCACTGCTGACTTGGCAGAGCGCTGTGGCACCTGCCCAGGTGGTGAGCTCGGGCCTGCCTCTGAGCACCGATCTGGGGATACCTTTCCGTTCCGGGAGGTATTCTGTGCACTGTAGCCTCTCATCGCCTCGTCGGCTTCTCCACCTCCCCAGAGTCCAAGCTGTGGATGCCCTCAGCTTCTGAGGGGTGGGGTGCGTGACCCTACCCCAGCTCTAGGACTGTCCCCTGCGCCCATCATCCTCGCCCTTGGTGGGCCTGGCCGTGTAAGCTGACCCTCCCGACGAGTCTGTGCACAGGCGGTTTGGAGGAGGCCatgagaagcaggagagaagcaAGGCCGGAACCCTGAGCCGAGGTCCTGCCTGTTCGTGCTCCAGAGCAGCAGGCCTTTCGGGGCTGACCTGCATGGGGATACCATTGACTGTGCCTTACTGGTAGTTGCACTGGGCTCTGCTGCAGAAACCCCAAAACAGGTCATCCCCGCGGCCACACAGAAAAGCGCACCGCGTAACATGATGTACTTCCAACTTCCTCTCTAAGCAAGGACCCTTCTTCAATATTCACCAACATTCGCTATGTAACCCCCACATGATTATCGATTACCATCGAATGTAAGCACTGCATCTTCCGTATCCATGTTCCCTCGCCTGCCCCTGGTAAGTGGAGCAGTCACTAAGTGCTAACGTTGCACGCAGCTTCCCGCCTTACCCCGCCGGGCTGAGCCCCCGCCCGCCGCTGCACCTGTCCGCCGCACCTGCCTGACCGCACTGCGCCTGCGCTCCTCCCAAGGGCGAGATAAGTCCCGACCAAGCCGGCCCTGCGGAAGCCGTGCGCATGCGTCGGCGCTCGGAGCGTCGGCGCGCGGGGTCGAAGGTCAGCCGGCAATATGGCGGCGGCGGTGACCTTTCTCCGGCTGCTGGGCCGGGGTGGCGCGGCGGCGCGGAGCCTGCCCAGGGGCGCCCGGTGCTTCGGGGTGCGGACCTCACCGTCCGGGGAGAAGGTCACGCATACCGGCCAGGTAACCGCCGCGGCGCGGAGGGGCGCCCAGGTGGGCCCCCAGATCCCGCGGTCCAGTACCCTGTGTCCCTGGTCCCCCTGGTCCCCCGTGTTCCCCCGCGGTCCAGCTTCCCGGGGCCCCAGGCCCCACAGTCCCTTCCCCCAGTGCCCCTGACGCCCCAGGCCCAGCGCCCGCGGTCCAGTCTCCGGTGTCCCGCCCCGCATTGCTCCCGGCCCAGCCCCCGCAGGGGTACCGAGGGGCTCAGGCGTGCACGGCGTGTTCGCAGCTACTGTAGGGTCTGGTCCTAGAGCTTCTGCGACTGTAAAACAAGGCTGTTCCCCGGGGTAGCTCCTTGGTTACTGTGGGCAGGCTGCCGCCGGAGTCAGAAAGTGCCGATTGTAAGGGTCAAGTCTTATAATGTTTGTACAGTATTAAATACCACATTTTTACAACTCGGGGTCTGCTGTACCCTAAACTACAAAAACAGAGGTAGACGATAATTATAACCTGAAAGATGAGACAGTGGGTTCCTACGTTGTCAAGACATCACCAGGCAGgttcagagagaaggaagctcTGGGCCCTGCCTGCTTGGAGGTTGGGGTGCCCCCCTCCCCTGAGCTGCTCTCTCCTCtactcccccccctcccccgctccttCCGGTTCGCATTACTGCCTGTTGTCCTCTTAGGAATCCTGCTGTAAAATGCTACACTCACGCCCCACGTGTGTGATCCTGAACGGCCTAACCATTAAGAAAACACTTTTCCTGTGAGGTTTATGATTGATGTAAGATACAGAACTGGGCAGTAAAAGTCACacactgtctttttctttgcAGGTTTATGAGGATGAAGACTACAGAAAAGTTCGATTTGTAGGTCGCCAGAAAGAGGTACGTAAAAGATGTAAAAGAGAGGTGAGCTCATAAAACTTATGTAACCAACAAGACATGAAAACTAATATGTGGACTTTAAGTAAATTCAGGTTGTGAGCAGTTCAGGAGCTCTGGAATTCTGTGTTTCTTCTAAACGTTAaacatgtctgtttctgttttttttcccctaaaatacgCAGCGTGACGCCCTGCAAGGATAGTTGTGGGTTGTGTATAAATGGGAGTgaccttttttccatttctgtgttacactccttttaaaaattgctcttcCAGTCACTTTTGGAGGTATGTTTTCTGTGGTTCACACCCCATAGATTAGACTGGCTCTTTCAGGGACTTGAATGGTCAAGCTGAAGACGGCACGGGGTGGGTCTTCCCTGAAACACCAGTGCGACTGCTGGGCGCTGGGGTCCTTCTGCCTCAGGAGCCTGctctcttcctgcttcctcccctcgTGCCTGCCAGCTCCGGAGTCTGCACCCCCTCCACCGCCCTTCTCAACTGTCCCTGAATTGCGTCTCCCCTCTGACCTTGGTTACATCGTCCATTCCCGTGTCTGGTTACTACTTCCAGGCCCACTCTGGCTGTGGTCTGGGGCGGGGTGGGTGGCGGGAAGGAGTCTGGTGCTCTGGATGGAGCACTTCCGGCAGATGGGGTCCTGAAGCCCTGGGGCCAGCCTTGcggcctggcccccagctcccagctcagccTGTCACAAACTCCTCTCTGCTGGGAGCTCTCCCTTTGGCTTCTGGCTTCTGATTGTCCTTGCAGGGGACAATGGGGGAGCAACttcaaaccaaaccaaccaaaccaaacaTCTAAGATCAGAGCTAGTGAGGCCAGTGACAGCTGAATGGAGGAGGCAATGCTGGTGGTGTCCCCTTGCTGTGACCATCTGCTCACTCCGGTCCTGAACTGCTGCGACCCTTGACCCCATCCCCACCCGGGGTTTCTGGGACCTTTTCCTGTGGCAGATCATGAGTGTTGGGGGACACTTGTCCGTGTTGTAAATCTTGCAGCGGGTCTGTCACGATGACTAGGCACCCTGCTCTGGCCCTTGTTTTTACAACAGAAAGTGGTGTTTCGTagtatttaaaattgtttttgttttccaagagAGCATTGTTTTAAAAGACCTTTAGGTATACTGACAAGTTGCACAGAGTGTGTAGTGTTCCCACGTGCCCCCCTTCCCCCCGCAGTTCCCCTGTCATGCACATCTTGCCAGAATGTGCTGCCTTTGTTAGAACTGACAGCTTTGAACGCTTGCAGACTATTGATACTTTACGACTAACTCGAGTCCATGGTTTACCCGGACTCGGGTCCCTCTCTGTGTTGCACGTTCTGTGGATTTGGCCAAATGCACAGTGCCTTGTATCTGATGTTGTGGCGTCACACAGGGTCTTCCCCTGTGCTCCGCCTCCGCCTGCCTGTCCCTGACAGCCGCTGATCTTACTGCCCCTACAGTTCCGTGTAGTTTTAGAAACGCGTGCTCCTGCCCGTGGTCTGAGGAACAAGAGAGCAGGAAGCTGGACGGTTGAGCTGCCTTTTCAGGGGCCTGGGGCTCTTTGCATCCCCACCGTTTCAGGAACAGATGTTAATCATGGGTTTGGGGTCAGGTCGCAAGGGAGCTGCCACTGTGAGAGATGGGCTGTCCTGCGTCAGTTGAAGGTGTCAGACACCTGTGATgggcctgggagctggttagTGTGACCTTTGTGACACATTTGTCACTCGGGGAGACTGTGTATCATTTATGCTGAGGCTTCATTGGAGTGGCACATGGCTTCGTGTGGCAGAGGCGGGGAGGACATCACCCGTCCAGAGCCGTCATCGCAGGGCTGGTTCGGGGCTGGTAAACTAAACAGCGCCCGGCCGCGTGGCCGGTGTGACCTGGCGGAGCTGCACTTCGGGtagctccctgctccctctgcaaATAGAAATCTAAGGAGAAGCCTTACAGAAGTGTCATCTGTGGTTGGCAAGGCTTTCTGAAAACAAGGGTGTTGCCCACGTTCTGTGGGCTCAAGACGtcagctgggagagggtgggggcccCGCATCTCCTTGTGAGTGAGGGACTCTGCTCGGGACCGTGCTCCTGGACGGACGGAGCCGGCAGGCCCCTGGGAAACAGCTGCCAGACTGACTGCTCGTCCTCGTTTCAAATGTTATTAAAACTGCAtggtctccccctgccccccccttATTTACAGAGATTGGTCTGTGCTGACTctcttgtttcctcctcttcGCTGCAGCGTTTGGCCTCTCTCTGCAGGTGGGATTCTGGGCCTGCAGGGTGGGTGGCCCTGACCCTCCAGGACCCACCTGGCACAGCCCTTCTCACCTGTGTGATGGACAGATACTAAGATCATTCACCTCAGATGGCGTTTACTCGCGAGCGTCTCCTCTGCGTCCAGCCATCTCTCCCGTCGCTGTGTTGTCTCCAGGGGCGTCTGCAAGGGGACGGGGGTCCCACCCTGACTGGATTTGTCCTCTGTCACTGTGTCCCAATCCCATGGCCCTCTGGCCACCAGAGATGTGTGACCTTCAAGATGTGGTCGTGCTGTTTTCCATCCTGGGTGGGTTGATGGTGTGGAGGAGACACTGAGGTTTCAGAGGTGCCGGCGGGTGGGTAACCCTTGGAGCCCAGCTGTGGGACACAGACCTCGGCTGCTGACCCGGCGGCCACCGCAGGCACTTTCAAAGGGAGAggccggggcagggaggggtgccgGGTTTTCCTCACGGGACTGTGGAGCACCTGGGGTGCAGGGCCAGCTGGGCGTGGGGGCAGGCTCCTGACTGGGGCTCCGAGGCACATCTGGGACCGTGTGGGCCCGTCAGCTCTGTCCTGTGCCCCAGGTGCTCAGGACACCATGTTAGTGCTGTCTCCCCCGTGCCCACCGAGGCCGACTCCAGGCGTGTCCCCTGTCCAGCTTTTCACGTTGGCCGCGGTAGGGGGTCGTGAGATGAACTGTTTGCCAAGCCAGGATGCGCGAATGGCTGCTTTGCAACTTTTGCAAAAGTGAAGCTGCGTGCAGTGGGGGGAATTGTGCAGTGGCCTCCCCCCAGGTGCCTGGTCAGTCCCAGTGCTCACGGCCAGGGTGCTCCCGGGCACCCCTGCTGCCTGTCCTGAAGCCGGGCTGGGACGTGGTGTCCTCGGGTCCGAAACCCGCCAGGGCACACCCCCAGAAGGTGTCACGTCTGCAGCGGCAGCGCCACACCTGAACTTAACCGTGGTTCTTTGAAATTAAGTATCTTGGTGGTGATAAATAGTCCCAATCGTgtcatatttttaatgattttgcaGCTTGTTGGACTCCGAATCCAAATGAGTTCTGTGCATTGTGGTTGTCAAAGTGCTCAGTTTCTCTTAACCTGCAGGCG
The sequence above is a segment of the Camelus ferus isolate YT-003-E chromosome 3, BCGSAC_Cfer_1.0, whole genome shotgun sequence genome. Coding sequences within it:
- the NDUFS6 gene encoding NADH dehydrogenase [ubiquinone] iron-sulfur protein 6, mitochondrial: MAAAVTFLRLLGRGGAAARSLPRGARCFGVRTSPSGEKVTHTGQVYEDEDYRKVRFVGRQKEVNENFAIDLIAEQPVSEVGSRVISCDGGGGALGHPRVYINLDKETKTGTCGYCGLQFRQHHH